From the genome of Leptotrichia trevisanii DSM 22070, one region includes:
- a CDS encoding YkvA family protein translates to MLKRAKKLYEKYKKTNITAEDLKKAGKLKNNLGAVASKFGLLVRMLQADKRGEFKIPTMDKVKIIGAIIYVISTIDAVPDILPIIGFGDDIGVVAYVISKLGSLISEYEKFELQKKREEKDRNVDWDNLQVVNED, encoded by the coding sequence ATGTTAAAAAGAGCGAAAAAATTATATGAGAAATATAAAAAAACAAATATTACAGCAGAAGATTTGAAAAAGGCTGGAAAGTTGAAAAATAATTTAGGAGCAGTTGCATCAAAGTTTGGACTTCTTGTGAGAATGTTGCAAGCGGACAAAAGAGGGGAATTTAAGATTCCAACGATGGATAAGGTAAAAATTATTGGAGCGATTATTTATGTGATTTCTACGATTGATGCGGTGCCTGATATTTTGCCAATTATTGGGTTTGGTGATGATATAGGTGTTGTGGCGTATGTGATTTCAAAGCTGGGAAGTTTGATTTCTGAATATGAAAAATTTGAGCTTCAGAAGAAAAGGGAAGAGAAGGACAGAAATGTAGATTGGGATAATTTACAAGTTGTGAATGAGGATTAA
- a CDS encoding RNA-binding protein encodes MKKENFLRQFPKEMEYLASKLYNSYEVAKEYEIVSFTEEFYTPNFWKKLGKRMDGLNVICDGVFADSDRRQIAFVPDSFVAGNRDVYDNFGKNDKSLVQDDEKFEDYADCNNEFNENSFQFPNKLLKISIDSRFREYLHKDFLGSLMGLNIKRELMGDLILENEGRKISGYIPVSEKIADYIISELKQIGKASCEIEIIDTKNKNILPQYKYDNKLITVLSKRLDSIVSTITNLSRTKVIEPIEKGKVLVDYVEEKDKSRMLEIGSLITIRGFGKYKLFLDKGETKKGKERILVKKYI; translated from the coding sequence ATGAAAAAAGAAAATTTTTTGAGGCAATTTCCAAAAGAAATGGAGTATTTGGCTAGTAAATTGTATAATTCTTATGAAGTGGCGAAGGAATATGAGATTGTGAGCTTTACTGAGGAGTTTTATACGCCGAATTTTTGGAAGAAACTGGGGAAAAGGATGGATGGACTTAATGTTATTTGTGATGGAGTTTTTGCAGATAGTGATAGACGGCAAATTGCATTTGTGCCTGATAGTTTTGTAGCTGGAAATAGAGATGTTTATGATAATTTTGGAAAAAATGACAAAAGTTTGGTACAAGATGATGAAAAATTTGAAGATTATGCGGATTGTAATAATGAGTTTAATGAGAATAGTTTTCAATTTCCAAATAAATTGTTAAAAATATCAATAGATTCAAGATTTCGTGAATATCTTCATAAGGATTTTTTAGGAAGTCTTATGGGTCTTAATATAAAAAGGGAACTTATGGGAGATTTGATTTTGGAAAATGAGGGCAGGAAAATATCAGGGTATATTCCAGTATCAGAGAAAATTGCAGATTATATTATTTCGGAATTAAAGCAAATTGGAAAAGCATCTTGTGAAATTGAAATTATTGACACAAAAAATAAAAATATTCTTCCGCAATATAAATATGATAATAAGTTAATTACAGTTCTCTCCAAGCGTCTGGACAGCATTGTTTCAACGATTACAAATTTATCTCGGACAAAGGTAATTGAGCCGATTGAAAAAGGAAAGGTTCTAGTTGATTATGTGGAAGAAAAGGATAAGTCTAGAATGCTTGAAATTGGCAGTTTGATTACGATTAGAGGGTTTGGGAAGTATAAATTGTTTTTGGATAAGGGGGAAACGAAAAAGGGGAAGGAACGCATACTTGTGAAGAAATACATTTAG
- a CDS encoding N-acetyltransferase yields MSIERVGLQKLLESENQIEKIEKFLKTFKSNFATTNEVEYFLHNNAIEFEKKTLSTTHLLINENNELVGYFSIANKKLNIPKEVVKTFSKTKLKKIGQSSNIKKDGSYEINSYLIGQLGINFSQEIKGEKITGKDLLNEIWILLLEAKKLVNVKYIWLECENNSKLINFYKEFGFDLIDGFENDLKVMFMKI; encoded by the coding sequence TTGAGTATAGAAAGAGTGGGGTTACAAAAATTATTAGAATCAGAGAATCAAATAGAAAAAATTGAAAAATTTTTAAAAACTTTCAAAAGTAATTTTGCAACAACAAATGAAGTTGAATATTTTTTACATAATAATGCTATTGAATTTGAAAAAAAGACACTTTCAACTACACATTTATTAATAAATGAAAATAATGAATTAGTAGGATATTTTTCTATTGCAAATAAAAAATTAAATATTCCTAAGGAAGTTGTAAAGACTTTTTCAAAAACAAAATTAAAAAAAATAGGACAAAGTTCAAATATAAAAAAAGATGGAAGTTATGAAATTAACAGTTATTTGATTGGGCAATTGGGAATAAATTTTTCACAAGAAATAAAAGGCGAAAAAATTACAGGAAAAGATTTGTTAAACGAAATCTGGATATTGTTATTGGAAGCAAAAAAATTAGTCAATGTGAAATATATTTGGTTAGAATGTGAAAATAATAGTAAGTTGATAAATTTTTATAAAGAATTTGGCTTTGACTTAATTGATGGATTTGAAAATGATTTAAAAGTTATGTTTATGAAAATATAA